Proteins from one Haloarchaeobius litoreus genomic window:
- a CDS encoding b(o/a)3-type cytochrome-c oxidase subunit 1, producing the protein MSVEQETFVDRYPEEAELVRRSFLVAFTALGLGALFGIFQALHRTNVLRIIPSTDYYTALTAHGVLLAIVFTIFYLVGLYQWAITRSLDRSPTNINFTRAWLTLMTVGSAVTGITILLGFVDQVGISADVLFTFYAPLQAHPLFYTGLVVFIIGTWLAGVDWFRTWLHWKEDNPDERIPLQTFMVLTSMIMWYVATIGVAIATLFFLLPWSLGLIETVNPLLTRTLFWFFGHPVVYFWLLPAYLLWYTVLPKLAGGRLFSDPLARVVFVLFVLLSTPVGIHHQYVDPGIAEGFKFIAMTNTMFLLLPSLLTAFTVVASMEHGARQRGGEGLFGWLTALPWRDPAFTGMALAGLMFAAGGFSGMINAGMNINYLVHNTIWVPGHFHLTVGTAVALTFMAGTYWLWPQLTNRRLYSRPIGLLQVVMWFGGMALMSNSMHVAGLYGVPRRTAEPQYSGFDFQTAFGSMAELNIQLAVGGTLLFVSTLLFLGNLTLSLGNPTVEGLGQSLPEPLSGPEDSPRVLDNMKLWAGIALVLVVLAYALPLGAIVQNGGLFGTGGDAYPVSVLGAFDPGVGLEAVRELLGVGR; encoded by the coding sequence ATGAGCGTCGAACAGGAGACCTTCGTGGACCGGTACCCCGAGGAGGCAGAGCTCGTCCGGCGGTCGTTCCTGGTCGCGTTCACCGCGCTCGGGCTCGGTGCCCTGTTCGGCATCTTCCAGGCGCTCCACCGGACCAACGTCCTGCGTATCATCCCATCGACGGACTACTACACGGCGCTGACCGCACACGGAGTCCTGCTCGCGATCGTCTTCACCATCTTCTACCTCGTCGGCCTGTACCAGTGGGCAATCACCCGCAGCCTGGACCGGTCGCCGACGAACATCAACTTCACCCGGGCGTGGCTCACGCTGATGACCGTCGGGTCGGCCGTCACCGGCATCACCATCCTGCTCGGGTTCGTCGACCAGGTCGGCATCAGCGCCGACGTGCTGTTCACCTTCTACGCGCCGCTGCAGGCCCACCCGCTGTTCTACACGGGACTGGTCGTGTTCATCATCGGGACGTGGCTCGCCGGCGTGGACTGGTTCCGCACGTGGCTGCACTGGAAGGAGGACAACCCCGACGAGCGCATCCCGCTGCAGACGTTCATGGTGCTGACGTCGATGATCATGTGGTACGTCGCCACCATCGGCGTCGCCATCGCGACGCTCTTCTTCCTGCTGCCGTGGTCGCTCGGGCTCATCGAGACGGTGAACCCGCTGTTGACCCGGACGCTGTTCTGGTTCTTCGGCCACCCGGTCGTCTACTTCTGGCTGCTGCCGGCGTACCTGCTCTGGTACACGGTGCTGCCGAAGCTCGCCGGCGGGCGGCTGTTCAGCGACCCCCTCGCACGGGTCGTCTTCGTGCTGTTCGTGCTGCTGTCGACCCCGGTCGGCATCCACCACCAGTACGTCGACCCCGGCATCGCGGAGGGGTTCAAGTTCATCGCGATGACGAACACGATGTTCCTGCTGTTGCCGAGCCTGCTGACCGCGTTCACCGTCGTCGCGAGCATGGAGCACGGGGCACGCCAGCGCGGCGGCGAGGGCCTGTTCGGCTGGCTCACCGCCCTCCCGTGGCGCGACCCCGCGTTCACCGGGATGGCGCTCGCCGGCCTGATGTTCGCCGCCGGCGGCTTCTCCGGCATGATCAACGCCGGGATGAACATCAACTACCTCGTCCACAACACCATCTGGGTCCCCGGCCACTTCCACCTCACCGTCGGTACCGCCGTCGCGCTGACGTTCATGGCGGGGACGTACTGGCTGTGGCCCCAGCTCACGAACCGTCGGCTCTACTCCCGGCCCATCGGCCTGCTGCAGGTCGTGATGTGGTTCGGCGGGATGGCGCTGATGTCCAACTCGATGCACGTCGCCGGGCTGTACGGCGTGCCGCGCCGGACCGCCGAGCCGCAGTACTCCGGCTTCGACTTCCAGACCGCGTTCGGGAGCATGGCGGAGCTGAACATCCAGCTCGCCGTCGGCGGGACGCTGCTGTTCGTCTCGACGCTGCTGTTCCTCGGGAACCTCACGCTCTCGCTGGGCAACCCGACGGTCGAGGGGCTCGGGCAGTCGCTCCCAGAGCCGCTCTCCGGCCCGGAGGACAGCCCGCGCGTGCTCGACAACATGAAGCTCTGGGCCGGCATCGCGCTGGTGCTCGTCGTGCTCGCGTACGCGCTGCCGCTCGGGGCCATCGTCCAGAACGGCGGCCTGTTCGGCACCGGCGGAGACGCCTACCCGGTGTCGGTGCTCGGTGCGTTCGACCCCGGCGTCGGCCTCGAGGCGGTCCGCGAGCTCCTGGGGGTGGGACGATGA
- a CDS encoding cytochrome c oxidase subunit II, whose translation MHIHQYEKLWLGMSLLLIVGFIATITYGAVGVGVSMVDDSGGNVDPNALDEHPEFSDPGVQKVGENEYEVYVVARQFIFQPDPIVVPANSTVTFYVTSADVIHGFAVVGTNANTMVIPGEVAEITVEVNEPNEYGIVCHEYCGSGHHTMEGLLRVVPEGEYNASDGGSQ comes from the coding sequence GTGCACATCCACCAGTACGAGAAGCTCTGGCTCGGGATGTCGCTGCTGCTCATCGTCGGCTTCATCGCGACCATCACCTACGGTGCGGTCGGCGTCGGCGTGTCGATGGTCGACGACAGCGGCGGCAACGTCGACCCGAACGCCCTCGACGAGCACCCCGAGTTCAGCGACCCCGGCGTCCAGAAGGTCGGCGAGAACGAGTACGAGGTGTACGTCGTCGCCCGGCAGTTCATCTTCCAGCCCGACCCCATCGTCGTGCCCGCCAACAGCACGGTGACGTTCTACGTGACCTCCGCCGACGTCATCCACGGCTTCGCGGTCGTGGGGACCAACGCCAACACGATGGTCATCCCCGGTGAGGTCGCGGAGATCACCGTCGAGGTGAACGAGCCCAACGAGTACGGCATCGTCTGTCACGAGTACTGCGGCTCCGGCCACCACACCATGGAGGGGCTCCTCCGGGTGGTACCCGAGGGTGAGTACAACGCCAGCGACGGAGGGAGCCAATGA
- a CDS encoding heavy metal translocating P-type ATPase, protein MTGCTLCDLDLPADPVTDPDVDGEFCCRGCLAVARSLDDADLDAASPEELLDPGDDDADGEVCYLSVDGMHCATCELFLESTATDHAGVEGASASYATDTMKLVYDPGRVDAGDLPDVVSTAGYEARERGVEDDHEPDSPTATFLVGGGFFGMMTMLWYVLFIYPQHFGFAPVVEFGSFGRLYLLAQIWLFTSVVLFYSGFPLLRGAYVSLRAGQPNMDLLVSLAATSAYVYSTAVMLTGGIDVYFDVTVAIVLVVSAGNYYEDRVKRSAVSLLSDLTAASVEEARLRDGRTLPVEDVAPGSELLVRPGERVPLDGTVVEGVAAVDEALVTGESLPVTKREGDDVVGGSVVTDTPLVVAVSEDATSTLDRIVGLLWEVQSARPGVQRLADRLATVFVPTVTALALLVAAGTLVLGGTATGALLVGLTVLVVACPCALGLATPLAVAAGIQRAAESGVVVASETIFEVLPDVDVVALDKTGTLTSGEMTVTGVDADDGEHLLARAAALERYSNHPVADAVVAFAAGEGLRPAPENPATDGGGPAEATGRNREADDWDDPASSVEGRPTGVVGTVDGEETVVGNRDLFESEGLAVPERFEERADTIAGDGGVPVLVGWNGRCRGVLAVTDRPRDDWDETVTALADDGRSVVVLTGDDGAAADRFRDHPAVDEVFAGVPPDGKVATVQRLRAQGTVAMVGDGDNDAPALAAADVGVAIAGSGGLAAEAADAVVTDGRLDAVPVLFDVATATRRRVRENLTWAFGYNAVAIPLAATGLLNPLFAALAMGSSSALVVLNSARSLVPRE, encoded by the coding sequence ATGACCGGCTGTACGCTCTGCGATCTGGACCTGCCCGCCGACCCGGTGACCGACCCGGACGTCGACGGCGAGTTCTGCTGTCGGGGCTGTCTCGCCGTCGCACGGTCGCTGGACGACGCAGACCTCGACGCGGCCTCGCCCGAGGAGCTGCTCGACCCCGGCGACGACGACGCCGACGGCGAGGTCTGCTACCTCTCGGTCGACGGCATGCACTGTGCGACCTGCGAGCTGTTCCTCGAGTCGACCGCCACCGACCACGCCGGCGTCGAGGGTGCATCGGCGAGCTACGCGACGGACACGATGAAGCTCGTCTACGACCCCGGGCGCGTCGACGCCGGCGACCTGCCAGACGTGGTCTCGACGGCCGGGTACGAGGCGCGCGAGCGGGGCGTCGAGGACGACCACGAGCCGGACTCGCCCACGGCGACGTTCCTCGTCGGCGGCGGCTTCTTCGGGATGATGACGATGCTGTGGTACGTGCTGTTCATCTACCCGCAGCACTTCGGCTTCGCGCCGGTCGTCGAGTTCGGCTCGTTCGGCCGGCTCTACCTGCTCGCACAGATCTGGCTGTTCACGAGCGTCGTGCTATTCTACAGTGGCTTCCCGCTCCTGCGCGGTGCGTACGTGAGTCTGCGTGCGGGCCAGCCGAACATGGACCTGCTCGTCTCCCTCGCGGCGACCAGCGCGTACGTCTACAGCACCGCGGTGATGCTCACCGGCGGCATCGACGTCTACTTCGACGTCACCGTCGCCATCGTGCTCGTCGTCAGTGCCGGCAACTACTACGAGGACCGCGTGAAGCGCTCGGCCGTCTCGCTGCTGTCGGACCTCACCGCGGCGTCGGTCGAGGAGGCCCGCCTCCGCGACGGCCGGACGCTTCCGGTCGAGGACGTCGCACCGGGCTCCGAACTGCTCGTCCGCCCGGGCGAGCGCGTCCCGCTCGACGGCACCGTCGTCGAGGGCGTCGCCGCGGTCGACGAGGCGCTCGTGACCGGCGAGTCCCTGCCGGTGACGAAGCGCGAGGGCGACGACGTCGTCGGCGGCTCGGTCGTCACGGACACGCCGCTCGTCGTCGCGGTGAGCGAGGACGCGACGAGCACGCTCGACCGCATCGTCGGCCTGCTGTGGGAGGTCCAGAGCGCCCGCCCGGGCGTCCAGCGCCTCGCAGACCGGCTCGCGACGGTGTTCGTGCCGACGGTGACGGCCCTCGCGCTGCTGGTCGCCGCCGGGACGCTCGTGCTCGGCGGCACCGCCACCGGAGCCCTGCTCGTCGGACTGACGGTCCTCGTCGTCGCCTGTCCCTGTGCCCTGGGCCTCGCCACGCCACTGGCCGTCGCCGCGGGCATCCAGCGCGCCGCCGAGTCCGGCGTCGTCGTCGCCTCGGAGACCATCTTCGAGGTGCTGCCCGACGTCGACGTGGTCGCGCTCGACAAGACGGGGACGCTCACCAGCGGTGAGATGACCGTCACCGGCGTCGATGCCGACGACGGCGAACACCTCCTCGCCCGCGCCGCCGCGCTGGAGCGCTACTCGAACCACCCCGTCGCCGACGCCGTCGTCGCGTTCGCCGCCGGCGAGGGCCTGCGACCGGCCCCGGAGAACCCAGCGACCGACGGCGGCGGACCGGCCGAGGCCACGGGACGGAATCGGGAGGCGGACGACTGGGACGACCCCGCGTCGTCAGTCGAGGGACGCCCGACCGGTGTCGTCGGGACCGTCGACGGCGAGGAGACCGTCGTCGGCAACCGCGACCTGTTCGAATCCGAGGGTCTCGCCGTCCCCGAGCGCTTCGAGGAGCGCGCCGACACCATCGCCGGCGACGGCGGCGTCCCCGTCCTCGTCGGCTGGAACGGTCGCTGTCGGGGCGTCCTCGCGGTCACCGACCGGCCGCGCGACGACTGGGACGAGACGGTCACGGCGCTCGCCGACGACGGCCGCTCCGTCGTCGTGCTGACCGGCGACGACGGGGCCGCCGCGGACCGCTTCCGCGACCATCCGGCGGTCGACGAGGTGTTCGCGGGCGTCCCGCCTGACGGGAAGGTCGCCACGGTCCAGCGACTCCGCGCGCAAGGGACCGTCGCGATGGTCGGCGACGGCGACAACGACGCGCCCGCACTGGCCGCCGCAGACGTCGGCGTCGCCATCGCGGGGAGCGGTGGGCTGGCTGCCGAGGCAGCCGACGCGGTCGTGACCGACGGCCGGCTCGACGCGGTCCCCGTGCTGTTCGACGTGGCAACGGCGACCCGGCGACGCGTCCGGGAGAACCTCACGTGGGCGTTCGGCTACAACGCCGTCGCAATCCCGCTGGCCGCGACGGGGCTCCTGAACCCACTGTTCGCCGCACTGGCGATGGGGTCCAGCAGCGCCCTCGTGGTGCTGAACTCGGCGCGGTCGCTCGTTCCCAGGGAGTGA
- a CDS encoding sulfite exporter TauE/SafE family protein: MSATVATQGVTENADLFLFLVIGVLGGAHCLGMCGPLVSTYADRITASRDDRRSDQLTTVDVRQHGLFNLGRTAGYAVVGAALGLAGSLFVGSITAVTSLSDVVRGGMGVLVGLFILAAGVGYLFRGTAGGAAVGNSIPGLSAVFRRVSGLLTGHLDRATNSTGIVGLGAVHATLPCPITYPAYLYAFVIGDPLRGALALSLLGIGTVPTLFAYGLAIGSLSVRHRTLLHRTMGVAFLGLGYLPLAHGLMLFGIHLPHPPVPYYQPL; encoded by the coding sequence GTGAGCGCCACGGTCGCCACGCAGGGTGTCACCGAGAACGCCGACCTGTTCCTGTTCCTCGTTATCGGCGTCCTCGGCGGCGCGCACTGCCTCGGGATGTGCGGCCCGCTGGTGTCGACGTACGCCGACCGCATCACCGCGAGCCGCGACGACCGCCGGAGCGACCAGCTCACGACGGTCGACGTGCGCCAGCACGGGCTGTTCAACCTCGGCCGGACCGCGGGGTACGCCGTCGTCGGCGCGGCCCTCGGGCTCGCCGGGAGCCTCTTCGTCGGGAGCATCACGGCCGTCACGTCGCTCTCGGACGTCGTCCGCGGGGGCATGGGCGTGCTCGTCGGGCTGTTCATCCTCGCCGCTGGCGTGGGCTACCTGTTCCGGGGGACCGCCGGCGGCGCGGCCGTCGGGAACTCCATCCCCGGACTCTCGGCGGTGTTCCGACGCGTCAGCGGGCTCCTGACGGGGCACCTCGACCGGGCGACGAACTCGACGGGCATCGTCGGACTCGGCGCGGTCCACGCGACCCTCCCCTGTCCCATCACCTACCCGGCGTACCTGTACGCGTTCGTCATCGGCGACCCACTCCGGGGCGCGCTCGCGCTCTCACTGCTCGGCATCGGCACCGTTCCGACCCTGTTCGCGTACGGGCTCGCCATCGGGTCGCTGTCGGTCCGCCACCGGACCCTCTTGCACCGCACGATGGGCGTTGCGTTCCTCGGCCTGGGCTACCTGCCGCTCGCCCACGGGCTGATGCTGTTCGGCATCCACCTGCCGCACCCGCCCGTGCCGTACTACCAGCCGCTGTGA
- a CDS encoding DUF7546 family protein, whose translation MSVVDHRPRLPLSWVGLAVVVGVTLGYWLAVDPVVQSPAQVAYPLLWLAVSAVGVAVAVESGARSLSPLPALAGGAYVLVLLWTAGLLAPAASDPTFSVHLAIPGWGPAVHYVGPVVALTVVPFLVFGYATLGLLAAVAVDRTWSASMPGAVGLLACVSCTAPLVAGVAGSLGAGSVAATLSHAQYPVATAAFLLSVGGFAVVLRRTAD comes from the coding sequence ATGTCGGTCGTCGACCACCGTCCCCGGCTTCCGCTGTCGTGGGTCGGGCTCGCCGTCGTCGTCGGCGTGACGCTCGGCTACTGGCTGGCGGTCGACCCCGTCGTCCAGTCGCCCGCACAGGTCGCCTACCCGCTGCTGTGGCTGGCAGTCAGCGCCGTCGGGGTCGCGGTCGCCGTCGAATCGGGGGCTCGCTCGCTCTCGCCGCTCCCGGCCCTCGCCGGTGGCGCGTACGTACTCGTGCTGCTGTGGACCGCGGGGCTGCTCGCGCCGGCGGCCTCCGACCCGACGTTCTCGGTCCACCTGGCCATCCCGGGCTGGGGGCCGGCGGTGCACTACGTCGGCCCGGTCGTCGCGCTCACCGTCGTCCCGTTCCTCGTCTTCGGCTACGCGACGCTCGGCCTGCTCGCCGCGGTCGCCGTCGACCGGACGTGGAGTGCGTCGATGCCCGGCGCGGTCGGCCTGCTCGCCTGCGTGAGCTGTACCGCGCCCCTGGTCGCCGGTGTCGCGGGCTCGCTCGGTGCGGGCTCGGTCGCCGCCACGCTCAGCCACGCGCAGTACCCCGTCGCGACGGCAGCGTTCCTGCTGTCGGTCGGCGGCTTCGCCGTCGTGCTCCGTCGGACCGCCGACTGA
- a CDS encoding GNAT family N-acetyltransferase, whose protein sequence is MHVRAAEPDDSAAILSVHEAAIAERGPLAYDDAVVDAWHAGRSVDDYTFDGEDTFLVAETNAGTVVGFGIALPECRDHLVADVDGEVTALYVDPNRAGEGVGTLLLDALHGSLREQDVASAACWASANAASFYERRGYERVTTHRHEFGDGVTGDVVELWTSL, encoded by the coding sequence ATGCACGTCAGAGCGGCGGAACCAGACGACTCCGCGGCCATCCTCTCGGTCCACGAGGCCGCGATCGCCGAGCGCGGACCGCTTGCCTACGACGACGCCGTCGTCGACGCGTGGCACGCTGGACGGAGCGTCGACGACTACACCTTCGACGGCGAGGACACGTTCCTCGTCGCGGAGACCAACGCCGGAACCGTCGTCGGGTTCGGCATCGCCCTCCCCGAGTGCCGGGACCACCTCGTCGCCGACGTCGACGGCGAGGTGACCGCGCTGTACGTCGACCCGAACCGGGCGGGCGAGGGTGTCGGTACCCTGTTGCTCGATGCACTCCACGGGTCGCTCCGCGAACAGGATGTGGCCTCGGCGGCGTGCTGGGCGTCGGCCAACGCCGCCAGCTTCTACGAGCGCCGGGGCTACGAGCGCGTGACGACCCACCGCCACGAGTTCGGCGACGGCGTCACCGGCGACGTGGTCGAGCTGTGGACCAGCCTGTGA
- a CDS encoding DUF5806 family protein: MTEQSPGTDGDEEETPATEAAQEPAPSADTPAEQDAPEGPTGDDAAEPPASDDAGSTPGESADAGGPTPGVPDEETLDVPEDVATYDRFKKMDGAQYERVNEFLRDRTYITAREWAIARLCSDFRTETGVEMTKIGENLPELVPFMTDTYTPQAVNQARAAFEDKIRTAGATFLYGAMCDFFTAEELDDVMYESTEVAKFLLEVEGVDLSVEEELEAEERISSVMREVREASAELREDEDTE, encoded by the coding sequence ATGACCGAGCAGTCGCCGGGCACGGACGGGGACGAAGAGGAGACGCCAGCCACCGAGGCGGCCCAGGAGCCCGCCCCCTCGGCTGACACACCGGCGGAGCAGGACGCGCCCGAAGGCCCCACCGGCGACGACGCGGCCGAACCACCCGCCAGCGACGACGCGGGGTCGACCCCAGGCGAGTCGGCCGACGCCGGCGGCCCCACGCCGGGTGTCCCAGACGAGGAGACGCTGGACGTCCCCGAGGACGTGGCCACCTACGACCGCTTCAAGAAGATGGACGGCGCGCAGTACGAGCGCGTCAACGAGTTCCTGCGCGACCGCACCTACATCACGGCTCGCGAGTGGGCCATCGCCCGGCTCTGCTCCGACTTCCGCACCGAGACGGGCGTCGAGATGACGAAGATCGGCGAGAACCTGCCCGAGCTGGTGCCGTTCATGACCGACACGTACACGCCACAGGCGGTCAACCAGGCCCGCGCCGCCTTCGAGGACAAGATACGGACCGCGGGCGCGACGTTCCTCTACGGGGCGATGTGCGACTTCTTCACCGCCGAGGAGCTCGACGACGTGATGTACGAGTCCACCGAGGTCGCGAAGTTCCTGCTGGAGGTCGAGGGCGTCGACCTCTCGGTCGAGGAGGAGCTGGAGGCCGAGGAGCGCATCTCGTCGGTCATGCGAGAGGTGCGCGAGGCGAGCGCGGAGCTGCGCGAGGACGAAGACACGGAGTAG